In Chitinophaga sp. HK235, a single window of DNA contains:
- a CDS encoding cation-translocating P-type ATPase: MAVKINLPENIKGLDDATVEASRLENGRNVPPEPSINPVLALLREILQEPMLLLLIAVTAIYFVLGEWGEAYFMLAAIALVSGISFYQDSRSRKALEALQKINEPLSKVIRNGTLLSVPTADIVKGDMLVVSEGNTINADGVIVHSNDFSVNESALTGEAFAVFKDADSEDNYVYSGTVVVSGLAICRVEQVGESTKIGQLGRAILDIREEATPLQLQIQQFVKWMAFIGIGVFLAVWLFNFIRSGNLTDSLLKGLTLAMSILPEEIPVAFTTFMALGSRRLMQLGIIVKKIRTVEALGSATIICTDKTGTITENRMSLQAVYNAADHTLYENDHWPAAVIRDAMWASEPVPFDPMEKTLHHLYAGLTVTDERPQYKMVHEYPLDGKPPMMTHIFENGNGSRIIAAKGAPEAILEVCHLPEAEKNIVQQQINALALKGYRILGVATSPFTGNDFPAQQQQLPFQFSGLVAFYDPPKSNISHVFQQFYQAGIEIKIITGDNSITTKAIAQQAGLRHSDKATDGEVLMKMPQQEMQSELLNVNIFTRMFPEAKLAAINALKADSQVVAMTGDGVNDGPALKAAHIGIAMGQKGTEIAKQAAALILVNDDLSGMVDAVAMGRRIYTNIKKAVQYIISIHIPIILTVSLPLFLGWVYPFIFTPVHVIFLELIMGPTCSIVYENEPMEPNAMQVPPRPISQTFLSFREMNISILQGLAITAGVLGVYQWSVSLGHTEVYTRSMVFTTLVLANVFLTQVDRSSYFSFITSMRNHNRLMVGIILLTLVLLAGMLYIPPVAGFFSITALDIRSLLTCATVGAISVWWFELWKMRKRFRNL, encoded by the coding sequence ATGGCGGTAAAAATCAATCTTCCGGAAAACATCAAAGGGCTCGATGATGCCACAGTGGAAGCATCGAGGCTGGAAAACGGGCGTAATGTACCGCCGGAGCCTTCTATCAACCCGGTGCTGGCACTGCTCAGGGAGATCCTGCAGGAGCCTATGCTGCTGTTGCTGATCGCGGTCACCGCCATCTATTTTGTATTGGGAGAATGGGGAGAAGCCTACTTCATGCTGGCCGCCATCGCTCTGGTGTCGGGCATCTCCTTTTATCAGGACAGCCGCAGCCGCAAAGCACTCGAAGCCCTGCAAAAAATAAACGAGCCCCTTAGCAAAGTAATCCGCAACGGTACGTTGTTGTCTGTCCCCACAGCTGATATCGTGAAAGGCGATATGCTGGTGGTATCAGAAGGCAATACCATCAATGCCGACGGGGTGATTGTACACAGCAATGATTTTTCTGTCAATGAATCTGCCTTAACAGGAGAAGCCTTTGCTGTTTTTAAAGATGCCGACAGTGAGGACAACTACGTATATAGTGGCACGGTAGTCGTGTCCGGCCTTGCTATCTGCCGGGTAGAACAGGTAGGCGAATCCACTAAAATAGGTCAGCTGGGCAGGGCCATCCTCGACATCCGGGAAGAAGCCACCCCATTACAACTGCAGATACAACAGTTTGTGAAGTGGATGGCCTTTATCGGCATCGGTGTTTTCCTGGCTGTATGGCTTTTCAACTTCATCCGCAGCGGCAACCTCACCGACAGTCTGCTGAAAGGGCTTACCCTTGCCATGTCTATACTGCCTGAAGAAATACCCGTAGCCTTCACCACCTTTATGGCACTGGGTTCCAGGCGTCTGATGCAGCTGGGTATCATCGTCAAAAAAATACGCACCGTGGAAGCCCTGGGCAGCGCCACCATTATCTGCACCGATAAAACCGGCACCATCACCGAAAACAGAATGAGCCTGCAGGCTGTATATAACGCTGCCGACCATACGTTGTATGAAAACGATCATTGGCCTGCAGCTGTCATCCGCGATGCCATGTGGGCCAGCGAACCAGTGCCTTTCGATCCCATGGAGAAAACGCTGCATCACTTATATGCCGGTCTCACGGTAACGGATGAACGGCCGCAGTATAAAATGGTCCATGAATATCCGCTGGATGGCAAGCCTCCTATGATGACACATATCTTCGAAAATGGAAACGGGTCCCGCATCATCGCTGCCAAAGGCGCCCCGGAAGCGATCCTGGAGGTATGTCATCTGCCGGAGGCAGAAAAAAACATCGTCCAGCAACAGATCAATGCACTGGCACTCAAAGGTTACCGGATACTGGGGGTGGCCACCTCTCCCTTTACCGGCAACGATTTCCCGGCACAGCAACAGCAGCTGCCTTTTCAGTTCTCCGGGCTGGTAGCTTTCTACGATCCTCCCAAATCCAATATCAGCCATGTTTTCCAGCAGTTTTATCAGGCTGGTATAGAGATCAAGATCATCACCGGCGATAATAGTATCACCACCAAAGCGATTGCGCAGCAGGCAGGGCTGCGGCATTCCGACAAGGCCACCGATGGGGAAGTGTTGATGAAGATGCCGCAACAGGAGATGCAGTCCGAACTGCTGAATGTCAACATCTTCACGCGGATGTTCCCCGAAGCCAAGCTGGCAGCTATCAATGCGCTGAAAGCCGACAGCCAGGTGGTAGCCATGACCGGCGACGGCGTTAACGACGGTCCCGCTTTAAAAGCAGCACATATCGGCATCGCCATGGGCCAGAAAGGCACCGAGATCGCCAAACAGGCTGCCGCCCTTATCCTTGTCAATGATGACCTCTCCGGCATGGTAGACGCCGTAGCCATGGGCAGAAGGATCTATACCAACATCAAAAAAGCAGTACAATACATCATCTCCATCCATATTCCCATCATACTCACCGTATCCCTTCCCTTATTCCTGGGCTGGGTATATCCCTTTATTTTCACACCGGTGCATGTGATCTTCCTCGAGCTGATCATGGGGCCTACCTGCTCCATCGTTTATGAAAATGAGCCGATGGAGCCCAATGCCATGCAGGTGCCGCCACGTCCTATCAGTCAAACCTTCCTCTCCTTCCGGGAGATGAACATCAGCATCCTGCAGGGACTGGCCATCACCGCCGGCGTGCTGGGAGTGTATCAGTGGAGCGTATCCCTGGGCCATACCGAAGTATATACCCGCAGTATGGTATTTACCACGCTGGTGCTGGCCAACGTGTTCCTGACACAGGTAGACCGCTCCTCTTATTTTTCATTTATCACCAGCATGCGCAACCACAACCGGCTGATGGTAGGCATCATTCTGCTCACGCTGGTGCTGCTGGCAGGCATGCTCTATATTCCGCCGGTAGCCGGTTTCTTCAGTATAACGGCATTGGATATACGCTCACTGCTCACCTGTGCCACTGTTGGCGCAATATCTGTGTGGTGGTTTGAATTGTGGAAAATGAGAAAGAGATTTAGGAATTTATAA